A single genomic interval of Lacrimispora sphenoides JCM 1415 harbors:
- the tet gene encoding tetracycline resistance ribosomal protection protein, with product MKIMNIGILAHVDAGKTTLTESMLYTSGTIAESGRVDRGSTITDSMTLEKQRGITIQASIASYEWNHVKINLIDTPGHIDFYAEVERSLNVLDGIVLLISAKDGIQAQTRILFDAIRKRKLPALIFINKIDQPDIDLELIYKDIKDKLTSHILVMQRITNDNTLLPTEIDELSEEFRDTMIEMDDTLLKKYMLDQPITTEELLNSRRKNINSGKLLPIYHGSALKHIGTKELMDAILIEFNPIILPADSKLVALVYKIERDDNRNKRTYMRIFGGSIKTRDVLTPEGHSDSMKIKKLETASNGKIVEADKIECGDIAILPNEARLKIGDTIGTIPRNNLALHDNSLIMQANISPMFSSDRAILLEALSELTETDPLLQYKLDSRSSDITMEFLGKVQMEIIVALLQSRYHLQAKIKNVTTIYKERPLKKAAFTAHIEVPPNPFWASIGLSIEPLPIGAGVQYESKVSYGYLNKSFQNAVEEGIRSGCEQGLYGWELTDLKICFVYGLYYSPVSTPADFRHLAPIVLEQALKQSGTELLEPCLSFKLYVPQDCNARVYNDLKKYHAMIESIKTRHNEIVVTGKIPARTSQIYKEQLSELTKGCGVFLTEHAGYQQNTGEIFIQARKPDDRLDKTRHLFDKAYEEVTPLKTT from the coding sequence ATGAAAATAATGAATATAGGCATCCTGGCTCACGTAGATGCAGGAAAAACAACATTAACAGAGAGCATGCTCTATACCAGCGGTACAATTGCTGAATCAGGGCGTGTTGATCGCGGTTCGACTATTACAGATTCTATGACACTTGAAAAACAGAGAGGAATTACGATACAGGCGTCAATAGCATCTTATGAATGGAATCATGTGAAAATCAATTTAATTGATACCCCAGGGCATATCGATTTTTATGCAGAAGTAGAGCGCTCCTTAAATGTATTAGATGGTATTGTTTTACTGATCTCAGCCAAAGACGGTATTCAGGCACAAACACGTATTCTTTTCGATGCAATAAGAAAAAGGAAGCTTCCTGCTTTGATTTTTATTAATAAAATTGATCAGCCAGATATCGATCTTGAATTAATATATAAAGATATCAAAGACAAATTAACTTCCCATATTCTTGTAATGCAGAGAATTACAAATGATAATACTCTTTTACCCACGGAAATTGATGAATTGTCAGAAGAGTTTAGAGATACGATGATTGAGATGGATGATACTTTACTGAAGAAATATATGCTAGATCAGCCTATTACAACGGAGGAGCTGTTAAATAGCAGAAGAAAAAATATAAACAGCGGTAAGCTTTTGCCTATTTATCATGGCAGTGCTCTGAAACATATAGGAACAAAAGAACTGATGGATGCTATTCTTATAGAATTCAATCCGATTATATTACCGGCAGACTCCAAACTCGTTGCTTTGGTTTATAAAATTGAAAGAGATGATAATCGGAATAAGCGCACATATATGCGTATTTTTGGAGGCTCAATTAAAACCCGTGATGTACTAACCCCCGAAGGCCATTCTGACAGTATGAAAATTAAAAAGCTGGAAACCGCAAGCAATGGCAAAATTGTAGAAGCAGACAAAATTGAATGCGGTGATATCGCTATTTTACCAAATGAAGCCCGGCTAAAAATAGGAGACACCATTGGTACAATACCACGGAACAACTTGGCCTTACATGATAACAGCCTGATCATGCAGGCTAATATTTCCCCCATGTTTTCTTCCGATAGAGCAATTCTACTGGAAGCTTTGTCGGAACTGACTGAAACAGATCCTCTTTTACAATATAAACTGGATTCCAGAAGCAGTGATATCACAATGGAGTTTCTTGGTAAGGTACAAATGGAAATCATTGTTGCTCTATTGCAGAGTAGATACCATCTTCAGGCTAAAATTAAAAATGTAACAACTATTTATAAAGAACGTCCTTTAAAAAAAGCGGCTTTTACCGCTCATATTGAAGTTCCACCAAATCCTTTTTGGGCCTCCATCGGATTGTCAATAGAACCTCTTCCTATTGGAGCAGGAGTACAATATGAAAGTAAAGTGTCATATGGGTATTTAAATAAGTCATTCCAGAATGCCGTTGAAGAAGGTATTCGGTCTGGCTGCGAACAAGGGTTATACGGATGGGAATTGACGGATCTTAAAATTTGTTTTGTATATGGATTGTATTATAGTCCAGTAAGTACACCGGCTGATTTCAGGCATCTGGCTCCTATCGTGCTTGAACAAGCTTTAAAACAGTCAGGCACAGAGTTATTGGAACCGTGTTTGTCATTCAAACTTTATGTCCCCCAAGATTGCAATGCTCGTGTTTATAATGACTTAAAAAAATATCATGCAATGATTGAGTCAATAAAAACACGGCATAATGAAATTGTAGTGACTGGAAAAATTCCGGCCCGCACATCACAAATTTACAAAGAGCAGCTTTCAGAGTTAACAAAAGGCTGTGGAGTTTTTTTAACAGAACATGCAGGATACCAGCAAAATACCGGAGAAATTTTTATTCAGGCAAGAAAGCCAGATGATCGGTTGGACAAAACCCGCCACTTATTTGATAAGGCTTATGAAGAAGTTACGCCCCTAAAAACGACTTAA
- a CDS encoding HAD family hydrolase, whose product MRYKHIVFDIDGTLIDTEYAVLHSLQDTLIAVTGINREINELTFALGIPGKNALKKLNVPERSISLILGHWEKCMSNYSNTVCVFQGISELLDVLVQYGCELGIVTSKTREEFKQDFEPFDISKYFTAIICADDTVEHKPDPDPLFKYMEVSNANNNELIYIGDSVYDWECAKSAKVDFALAGWGSLSREIKADYYLEKPDDLLLMMRD is encoded by the coding sequence ATGAGGTATAAGCATATTGTCTTTGACATAGACGGAACATTAATAGATACGGAATATGCAGTTCTGCACTCTTTACAAGACACCTTAATTGCCGTAACCGGGATTAACAGAGAAATCAACGAGCTGACATTTGCATTGGGGATTCCCGGAAAGAACGCATTGAAAAAACTTAACGTCCCGGAACGTTCAATTTCGCTTATTCTGGGGCATTGGGAAAAATGTATGTCCAATTACAGCAATACGGTATGTGTTTTCCAGGGCATAAGTGAGTTGTTGGACGTCCTTGTACAATACGGCTGTGAATTAGGGATTGTCACATCAAAAACAAGAGAAGAATTTAAACAGGATTTTGAACCATTTGATATTAGCAAATATTTCACAGCGATTATTTGCGCTGATGATACGGTGGAGCACAAGCCAGATCCAGACCCTCTTTTCAAATACATGGAAGTCTCAAATGCGAACAATAACGAATTGATTTATATTGGGGACAGTGTATATGACTGGGAATGTGCCAAAAGTGCCAAGGTTGATTTTGCTTTGGCGGGCTGGGGCAGCCTTTCCAGAGAAATAAAGGCAGATTATTACTTAGAAAAACCTGACGATCTTCTTTTAATGATGAGGGATTGA
- a CDS encoding GNAT family N-acetyltransferase: protein MLAYRTLNDASIETLHEAFQNAFSDYQVEMDLPIETFKQMLQRRGYAPEISIGAFKDDRLVGFVLNGLRNLNGKTTVYDIGTGVIIDYRRQGVTSNMLLNVKEVLKQNQIEQYLLEVIQSNTSALQLYKKEGFKIRRNFSCFKIDKKSYAPVKNHKVEHTDQMAWEQLREFWDFEPSWQNSINSVNAVSKEFLYSIVHYDNTIAGYGIINKKTGDIPQIAVKKVYRGKGIGRSIVTDLIENTESQKINALNVDDESKCMKDFLIKLGFETTVSQYEMLLHIG from the coding sequence ATGTTAGCTTATAGAACTTTAAATGATGCAAGTATAGAAACACTTCACGAAGCATTTCAGAATGCATTTTCCGATTATCAGGTTGAAATGGATTTACCCATTGAAACATTCAAACAAATGCTGCAAAGAAGAGGGTATGCTCCGGAGATATCCATAGGTGCGTTTAAAGATGATCGGTTGGTTGGTTTCGTTCTAAATGGACTTCGAAATTTAAACGGAAAAACAACGGTGTATGATATTGGAACAGGCGTTATCATTGATTACAGAAGACAAGGTGTCACAAGTAACATGCTTTTGAATGTCAAAGAAGTACTTAAACAAAATCAAATAGAACAGTATTTACTTGAGGTTATTCAATCCAATACGTCTGCACTTCAATTGTACAAAAAAGAGGGATTCAAGATTCGAAGGAATTTTTCCTGCTTTAAAATAGACAAAAAAAGTTATGCTCCTGTGAAAAACCATAAAGTTGAGCACACGGATCAGATGGCGTGGGAACAATTAAGAGAATTCTGGGATTTTGAACCTTCATGGCAAAATTCGATTAATTCGGTGAATGCGGTATCAAAAGAATTTCTATATTCTATTGTACATTATGATAATACAATTGCTGGATACGGTATTATTAATAAAAAGACAGGAGATATCCCTCAAATTGCAGTAAAAAAAGTTTATAGAGGGAAAGGAATTGGAAGAAGCATTGTTACTGATTTAATCGAAAATACGGAATCTCAAAAAATAAATGCCCTTAACGTAGACGACGAATCGAAATGTATGAAGGATTTTCTGATTAAATTAGGGTTTGAAACTACTGTGAGTCAGTATGAGATGCTTTTGCACATAGGATAG
- a CDS encoding class I SAM-dependent methyltransferase, with protein sequence MSQNIYDNEVFFKEYMKLRGEKSYNDLLEQPAMNKLLPDIKGKTILDIGCGYGHNSFSFAQNGAKKVVGIDLSQKMLEIAEKEFSHPNVEYCRMDMSELSALTQKFDLVYSSLAFHYAENFQKLMEDIYSLLNEGGYLIYSQEHPIVTATMDCNGHHNMDENGNFISYTFSDYGKSGQRVGPWFVDGVINYHRSMGEIISTIAHTGFILKDMVEPAPEPWAIKEKPDLVKEFIKPTFLVIKAKK encoded by the coding sequence ATGAGCCAAAATATATACGATAATGAAGTGTTTTTTAAAGAGTATATGAAATTAAGGGGCGAAAAAAGCTATAATGATTTATTGGAACAACCTGCAATGAACAAATTATTGCCGGATATCAAGGGGAAAACAATTTTAGACATAGGATGCGGATATGGACATAATAGCTTTTCATTCGCACAAAATGGGGCTAAAAAAGTAGTTGGCATTGATCTTTCACAAAAGATGCTTGAAATAGCAGAAAAGGAATTCTCTCACCCGAACGTTGAATACTGTCGTATGGACATGTCAGAATTATCTGCTTTAACACAGAAATTTGATTTGGTGTACAGTTCACTTGCCTTTCATTACGCAGAAAATTTTCAAAAACTTATGGAAGATATTTACTCGCTCTTAAATGAGGGCGGGTACTTGATCTATTCACAGGAACATCCCATTGTAACAGCCACCATGGATTGTAATGGTCATCATAACATGGATGAGAACGGAAACTTTATTTCTTATACTTTCTCTGACTATGGGAAAAGCGGCCAGCGTGTTGGCCCATGGTTTGTGGATGGTGTAATCAACTACCATCGTTCCATGGGAGAAATCATATCAACAATAGCCCATACAGGCTTTATTCTTAAAGATATGGTAGAGCCGGCACCTGAGCCATGGGCTATAAAGGAAAAGCCGGATTTGGTGAAAGAATTTATTAAGCCTACGTTTCTGGTTATAAAAGCAAAAAAGTAA
- a CDS encoding GNAT family N-acetyltransferase has protein sequence MKEDNALRRSYNSLAEKTFGLSFEEFYQNGYWTDKYIPYSLIDDGKVIANASVNILKSLYKGQEKRCIQIGTVMTDSDYRNQGLSRYLIERILSEWKETCDTMCLFANDSVLDFYPKFGFVKAVEYQCSSPITPTKGRLRKLDMSLASDRELLKRYYSKSNPYSALAIKDNYELLMFYCTSSMKDCVYFLEDFDAVIIASNKNEILTCYDIFSDGNHAMIEMVSRAAESQIRTVVFGFTPAEHAAFHSRILEEEDTTLFVLKGKDNWFVNHQMMFPVLSHA, from the coding sequence ATGAAAGAGGATAATGCATTACGGCGCAGTTATAACAGTTTAGCTGAAAAAACCTTTGGACTGTCTTTTGAAGAATTTTATCAGAATGGATATTGGACAGATAAATATATTCCATATTCCTTGATTGATGATGGAAAGGTAATTGCTAATGCATCTGTGAATATTTTAAAATCCCTTTATAAAGGGCAGGAAAAACGATGCATCCAGATTGGCACTGTTATGACGGACTCCGATTATAGAAACCAGGGGTTATCCAGATATTTAATAGAAAGAATTTTAAGTGAATGGAAAGAAACATGCGATACCATGTGTCTGTTTGCCAATGACAGTGTTCTTGATTTTTACCCCAAATTTGGTTTTGTAAAAGCCGTTGAATACCAATGCAGCAGTCCTATCACTCCAACAAAAGGGCGCTTAAGGAAACTTGACATGAGCCTTGCAAGTGATCGTGAGCTCTTAAAGCGGTATTACTCGAAATCCAACCCATACTCCGCGCTTGCAATAAAGGATAACTATGAATTGCTTATGTTTTATTGTACTTCATCGATGAAAGATTGTGTGTACTTTCTGGAAGATTTTGATGCTGTAATAATAGCTTCAAATAAAAATGAGATTTTAACTTGTTATGATATTTTTAGTGACGGGAATCATGCTATGATTGAAATGGTATCCAGAGCAGCAGAGTCTCAAATACGCACTGTAGTTTTTGGCTTCACTCCTGCAGAACATGCAGCCTTTCATTCACGTATTCTCGAAGAAGAGGATACAACTCTTTTTGTTCTTAAAGGAAAGGACAATTGGTTTGTGAATCATCAAATGATGTTTCCTGTTTTATCACATGCATAA
- a CDS encoding MarR family winged helix-turn-helix transcriptional regulator, with amino-acid sequence MAVKELEENYVPFQCMIVSDSNKFNVEGVSTAQYYILDTLSNQGPKTTKELAEMKGISQSGISKLTKRLLEKKYIVQERQLNDRRSYKIILTSEGKAFLNRVDDFGNEIMNLIEEALTPEEVQAFSMMCKKITSLYAEKT; translated from the coding sequence ATGGCAGTAAAAGAATTAGAAGAAAATTATGTCCCTTTTCAGTGTATGATTGTATCTGATTCAAACAAATTTAACGTAGAAGGTGTTTCAACTGCACAGTACTATATCCTTGATACGTTGAGCAATCAAGGACCAAAAACAACGAAAGAGCTTGCTGAAATGAAAGGAATCTCGCAGTCGGGCATTTCAAAATTAACGAAACGGCTGTTGGAAAAAAAGTATATCGTACAGGAAAGGCAGCTTAATGACCGCCGTTCCTATAAAATTATACTGACCAGTGAAGGAAAAGCCTTTTTAAACCGTGTCGATGATTTTGGTAATGAAATCATGAACTTAATTGAAGAAGCATTAACGCCAGAGGAAGTACAGGCATTTTCAATGATGTGTAAAAAAATCACCAGCTTGTATGCTGAAAAAACATGA
- a CDS encoding ATP-binding cassette domain-containing protein produces MSDNYIRVSGARDRNLKNIDVLIPKKEITVFTGVSGSGKSSLVFDTIAAESQRQLNETYTSFIRHRMPHYGKPDVDMIENLSVAFIINQKRLGGNARSTVGTITDIYSLLRLLFSRIGKPFVGYSDVFSFNNPAGMCSLCQGLGKIEAVDIERLLDKNKSLNEGAIRFPTFEPGGWRLTRYIYSGFFDNDKKIKDYSAEELDLLLYADGIKVKDPLPEWPKTSLYEGVVPRIERSFLKKEDGEKVRYSKEIEGFIIKQDCPHCHGTRLNDRVLSCKVNGKNIAECADMQINELLEFIQLINAPVAAAIVSELVNRLQQMVSIGLDYLSLSRQTSTLSGGESQRIKIVCQLGSSLTDLTYIFDEPSIGLHPHDISKINDLMKLLRDKGNTVLIVEHDPDIIKIADQVIDMGPGAGIHGGEIVYQGSLQGLKASGTLTGKYLSYRPELKAGTRTPKGWLSIHNATLHNLKNLSVEIPKGVMTVVTGVAGSGKSTLINQVLPRFYPDTVFIDQKGIQASKRSNLATFTGIFDMIRKLFAKSNGVSASLFSFNSQGACPACKGLGVTYTDLAFMDTIVTVCEECHGNRYTDEVLGYKLRGKNIGEILKMTVSEALEFFQEEEIRTVLNRLSDVGITYISLGQPLNTLSGGELQRIKLASELLNGGKAYVLDEPSTGLHMADIKQLIGIMNRLVEQNSTLIVIEHNLDIICQADWIIDLGPYAGQHGGKIMFTGLPEDLMNCKDSLTGKSLKKYMNKI; encoded by the coding sequence ATGTCTGATAATTATATTCGGGTATCTGGCGCAAGGGATCGGAATCTAAAAAATATTGATGTCCTGATACCCAAAAAAGAAATTACGGTTTTTACCGGAGTATCCGGTTCTGGTAAATCGTCACTCGTGTTTGATACAATAGCAGCAGAATCCCAAAGGCAATTAAATGAAACCTACACAAGTTTTATCCGTCACCGTATGCCCCATTACGGAAAACCTGATGTGGATATGATCGAAAATTTATCGGTAGCTTTTATAATCAATCAAAAACGGTTAGGCGGTAATGCACGGTCAACGGTCGGCACGATTACAGATATTTATTCTTTGTTGCGTCTGTTGTTTTCACGAATTGGAAAACCTTTTGTCGGATATTCCGATGTTTTTTCATTCAATAATCCGGCTGGAATGTGCAGCTTATGTCAGGGCTTAGGAAAGATAGAAGCAGTTGATATTGAACGTCTGTTAGATAAAAATAAATCTTTAAATGAGGGAGCAATCCGTTTCCCTACTTTTGAACCCGGCGGCTGGCGGCTGACCCGATATATCTATTCTGGATTTTTTGATAATGATAAAAAAATAAAAGACTATTCCGCTGAAGAACTGGATCTGCTTCTTTACGCTGACGGCATTAAGGTGAAAGATCCTCTTCCCGAATGGCCTAAAACATCATTGTATGAGGGGGTGGTTCCACGGATCGAGCGGAGCTTTCTCAAAAAAGAGGATGGCGAAAAAGTTAGATACAGCAAAGAAATTGAGGGCTTTATCATAAAGCAGGATTGTCCCCACTGCCATGGGACACGCCTGAATGACAGAGTTTTATCCTGCAAAGTGAACGGTAAAAATATAGCGGAATGCGCGGATATGCAGATAAACGAACTATTAGAATTTATCCAGTTAATCAATGCTCCAGTGGCGGCCGCAATCGTTTCAGAATTGGTGAATCGTCTGCAGCAAATGGTATCCATTGGATTGGACTATTTAAGTTTAAGCAGACAGACATCCACTCTATCGGGCGGAGAATCTCAAAGAATCAAAATAGTTTGCCAGCTGGGCAGCAGCTTAACAGACCTTACTTATATTTTTGACGAGCCCAGTATAGGACTTCACCCTCATGATATAAGCAAGATCAATGACCTTATGAAACTTTTGCGTGACAAAGGCAATACCGTACTTATCGTGGAGCATGACCCTGATATAATAAAAATTGCAGACCAAGTGATTGATATGGGGCCCGGCGCGGGAATCCATGGGGGCGAAATCGTATATCAGGGGAGCTTACAAGGGTTAAAAGCATCGGGTACATTGACAGGGAAGTATCTGTCTTACCGGCCGGAATTAAAAGCTGGCACTCGTACCCCGAAAGGCTGGCTTTCCATTCACAATGCAACGCTTCACAATTTGAAGAACCTTTCAGTTGAAATACCCAAAGGAGTAATGACGGTTGTGACAGGGGTTGCCGGTTCAGGAAAAAGTACGCTTATTAATCAGGTGCTGCCTCGATTTTATCCCGATACTGTTTTTATCGACCAAAAGGGAATACAAGCATCAAAGCGTTCCAACTTAGCAACCTTTACAGGTATCTTTGATATGATCAGAAAACTATTTGCAAAAAGCAACGGTGTCAGCGCCTCCCTGTTCAGTTTCAATTCCCAAGGCGCATGTCCTGCTTGTAAAGGCTTAGGTGTTACCTATACAGATTTAGCGTTTATGGATACCATTGTTACAGTATGTGAAGAATGTCACGGGAACCGTTATACCGACGAAGTGCTCGGGTATAAGCTAAGAGGTAAAAATATTGGTGAAATACTTAAAATGACCGTATCGGAGGCCTTGGAATTTTTTCAGGAAGAAGAAATAAGAACAGTACTGAACAGGCTTTCAGATGTTGGAATTACCTATATTTCTTTGGGGCAGCCCTTGAACACACTGTCAGGAGGGGAATTGCAGCGGATCAAACTGGCTTCCGAGCTTTTAAACGGAGGGAAAGCTTATGTTTTGGATGAACCCTCAACAGGCCTGCATATGGCTGACATAAAGCAGTTGATTGGTATCATGAATCGTCTTGTAGAACAAAATTCCACCCTTATTGTAATAGAGCATAATTTGGATATTATTTGCCAGGCAGACTGGATTATTGACTTAGGCCCATATGCCGGACAGCATGGCGGTAAAATTATGTTTACTGGGCTGCCGGAAGATTTAATGAATTGTAAAGATTCCCTGACAGGAAAATCCCTGAAAAAATATATGAATAAAATATAG
- a CDS encoding acetyltransferase, whose product MSNIHTVKNRNDKEINDLLNIWESAVAATHTFLSEDDIQAIKPEVIKGLKEIEHLYCYFEDDTPHGFIGTAGDKVEMLFIHDEARGKGIGKKLIRYAVDNLDAKYVDVNEQNDQGIGFYKHMGFHVISRSELDEQGRPFPILHLKLSDG is encoded by the coding sequence ATGTCAAATATTCATACTGTAAAGAACAGGAATGATAAAGAAATAAATGATTTACTAAATATATGGGAATCTGCAGTTGCAGCTACTCATACGTTTTTATCAGAAGATGACATCCAGGCGATCAAACCGGAAGTAATAAAGGGATTAAAAGAAATTGAACATTTGTATTGTTATTTTGAAGATGATACTCCTCATGGTTTCATAGGTACAGCCGGTGATAAAGTTGAGATGCTGTTTATCCATGATGAGGCCAGAGGAAAAGGAATTGGAAAGAAGCTTATCCGCTATGCTGTTGATAATTTAGATGCAAAATATGTTGATGTAAATGAACAGAATGATCAGGGCATAGGATTTTATAAACACATGGGTTTTCATGTCATTAGCAGGTCAGAGCTTGATGAACAAGGCAGACCATTTCCAATACTTCATCTTAAATTAAGTGACGGTTAA
- a CDS encoding glycine betaine ABC transporter substrate-binding protein, whose product MNFWNYIISNYPQILSLLIEHLKLTAISVGLAILIGVPLGIFISFAAKASKPILAVANVIQAIPSMALLGFMIPLLGIGVIPAIVAVVLYSLLPIIKNTYTGIDNINPQTLEAAKGIGLTPFQVLTKVQIPLALPVIMAGVRIASVTAVGLMTMAAFIGAGGLGYLVFSGIRTVNNNQILAGAIPACLLALMVDFLIGLTEKLVTPVSLQKGDASVKKKSRNIQKAMLGAAAMLVAAIFLFTSVGSVSGDARTLSVGSKDFTEQEILGNMVADLIEDRTDITVNRKLSLGGSQVCFAAMKTGDIDLYIDYSGTSYTDILKHPPISDMEQVYQTVKEEYKEQLNLEVLKQMSFNNTYTLAVTKEMAEKYHLDKISDLAKISDTLTSGTTFEFSNREDGLSGLQKAYGFQIGKRLTLDSAPRYTALGSGEVDIIDAFSTDGLLKKFDLKTLEDDKNFFPPYFAIPVIRAEALEKYPEIAGIMEELAPFLTNEVMIELNYKVDELQQTPAAVAQDFLKENGLIS is encoded by the coding sequence ATGAACTTTTGGAATTATATAATCAGTAATTATCCCCAGATTCTTTCATTGTTGATCGAACATCTGAAGCTGACTGCCATATCGGTGGGTCTGGCTATCCTGATCGGGGTGCCCCTTGGCATATTTATATCCTTTGCGGCGAAAGCCAGTAAACCGATATTAGCGGTTGCAAATGTGATTCAGGCAATTCCCAGTATGGCGCTGCTTGGTTTCATGATCCCCCTATTGGGAATCGGTGTCATTCCTGCAATTGTTGCAGTCGTTCTATATTCTCTTCTTCCCATTATTAAGAATACCTATACTGGAATTGATAATATTAATCCCCAGACGCTGGAGGCTGCCAAAGGAATCGGATTGACGCCCTTTCAGGTGCTGACAAAGGTGCAGATTCCCCTTGCTCTTCCTGTTATTATGGCAGGAGTGCGGATCGCTTCTGTAACAGCAGTAGGGCTGATGACCATGGCTGCGTTTATTGGTGCCGGGGGCCTGGGATACCTGGTATTTTCCGGCATACGTACGGTGAACAACAATCAAATTCTGGCTGGTGCCATTCCTGCCTGTTTGTTGGCACTGATGGTAGACTTTCTGATTGGTCTTACAGAAAAGCTGGTAACTCCGGTCAGCCTTCAAAAGGGAGATGCCTCGGTTAAGAAAAAAAGCAGAAATATCCAAAAGGCAATGCTGGGAGCGGCTGCAATGCTGGTTGCGGCTATATTTCTTTTCACATCCGTTGGCAGTGTATCAGGGGATGCCCGTACTCTGTCAGTTGGCTCAAAAGATTTTACAGAACAAGAGATTCTTGGGAATATGGTGGCAGATTTAATAGAAGACAGAACGGATATCACAGTAAACAGAAAGCTGAGTCTGGGAGGGTCACAGGTATGCTTTGCCGCAATGAAGACTGGAGATATTGATCTTTATATTGACTACAGCGGTACCTCATACACTGATATCCTCAAACATCCGCCGATCAGTGATATGGAGCAGGTGTATCAGACGGTAAAGGAAGAGTATAAGGAGCAGCTTAATCTGGAAGTGCTTAAGCAGATGAGCTTTAATAATACTTATACATTGGCTGTAACAAAAGAAATGGCTGAGAAGTATCATTTGGATAAAATAAGTGATCTTGCCAAAATAAGCGATACCTTAACATCCGGTACTACGTTTGAATTCTCCAACCGGGAGGATGGACTGTCCGGACTTCAGAAAGCATATGGTTTCCAAATAGGAAAACGCCTTACCTTAGATTCAGCTCCCCGTTATACGGCTTTGGGAAGTGGTGAGGTGGATATCATTGATGCCTTCTCCACTGACGGATTATTAAAAAAATTCGACTTAAAAACGCTGGAAGATGATAAAAACTTTTTCCCGCCCTATTTTGCCATTCCGGTTATTCGGGCGGAAGCTTTGGAGAAATACCCGGAAATTGCCGGAATCATGGAAGAATTGGCACCGTTTTTAACCAATGAAGTTATGATTGAACTGAACTACAAAGTGGATGAATTACAGCAGACACCTGCTGCAGTCGCCCAGGATTTCCTGAAAGAGAATGGATTGATATCATGA